One region of Armigeres subalbatus isolate Guangzhou_Male chromosome 3, GZ_Asu_2, whole genome shotgun sequence genomic DNA includes:
- the LOC134219918 gene encoding transcription factor GATA-3-like isoform X2 → MEVRDSTDNTSRNETGSPEHPPHPPQAQTPQAPQQHHQQPQLQETEVQELIVPAEMTINDGQTPALPTAVIINQHKHRMITTSGEIAESHEVHPDSNDYDTVEYHQSVGSVSAAPGHAFTYEQSPTSQHNSVAASSPIPHFVKRESSIEKERHVNVETTQLPVQQTVYIEYKNDVDDTVRYSADPRYEELKYHHRYVYQQPHSNLPLPPPHHAHHPSHHPVHAQPVSHQQQHHPPQHEVDSAIKSEQLDHHHQHHHHQQQQHAHTQIHQQHPTTVHSQHQPHQHTIQIYEAQEGAQQSEVQTASETAGSEVKTHYTNLEPVHTLPSSQTYYIGAEGYQTPANYSYIAPKDAIYYHPSPSPNTVLYKSSDPTLTSSSIIAKQVHYNSQNLYESASPHNSASPGAQQQIYQYWNGSLDYGTSFSGAVVMDQATSGATEYASNGQSWQIGGLTDAYEGPNMISSEPRECVNCGSSDTPLWRRDPVGHTLCNACALYNRQNPGTNRPPNRSHKAKQPPKTPVPGNRRTGVICANCQTTTTTLWRRNNRGEPVCNACGLYHKLHNVDRPLTMKKDGIQTRKRKPKSSQTIPPINGIGTEKLLPSMIQPQIHSIGASPAGQKLLMPPHGHMTVVSAPTMEIHTPHAITSSSSGSTQPDQRFIDSTSTVNSLPPHLSNSNNLSRHVPTSVPSIDTSRPPNGEITSVITSTAVAERASN, encoded by the exons ATGGAAGTCAGAGATTCCACCGACAACACGTCGAGAAACGAAACGGGATCACCTGAGCACCCACCGCACCCACCACAAGCCCAAACCCCACAAGCACCACAGCAACATCATCAACAGCCTCAGCTACAAGAAACTGAAGTTCAAGAGTTGATTGTCCCTGCAGAGATGACTATCAACGATGGACAGACTCCTGCGTTACCCACGGCTGTGATAATCAATCAACACAAGCACCGCATGATAACCACTAGTGGAGAAATTGCCGAGTCACACGAAGTGCACCCAGATTCAAATGATTACGATACTGTCGAGTACCACCAATCAGTAGGATCCGTATCGGCGGCTCCTGGACATGCTTTCACGTATGAGCAGTCACCAACGAGTCAACATAACAGCGTCGCAGCCTCATCCCCGATCCCTCATTTCGTGAAGCGGGAATCAAGCATAGAAAAAGAAAGACACGTAAACGTTGAGACGACTCAGCTTCCAGTTCAACAAACAGTTTATATCGAGTACAAAAATGATGTAGACGATACTGTTCGCTATAGTGCGGACCCTCGTTATGAAGAATTGAAATATCATCATCGCTACGTCTACCAGCAACCCCATTCGAATCTACCGCTACCTCCTCCACACCATGCTCATCACCCGTCGCATCACCCTGTACACGCACAGCCCGTCTCACATCAGCAACAACATCATCCACCACAACACGAAGTGGATTCCGCCATCAAATCCGAACAACTGGATCACCATCATCAGCATCACCACCACCAACAGCAACAGCATGCTCACACGCAAATACATCAGCAGCATCCGACAACGGTTCACTCACAACATCAACCTCATCAGCATACTATCCAGATCTACGAAGCCCAGGAGGGTGCGCAACAGTCTGAAGTTCAAACAGCATCGGAAACAGCCGGTAGCGAAGTTAAGACACACTACACCAATTTGGAACCTGTCCATACGCTGCCATCTTCGCAGACATATTACATAGGAGCCGAAGGCTACCAAACCCCCGCAAACTATTCGTACATTGCACCTAAGGATGCGATATATTATCATCCCTCACCAAGTCCGAATACAGTGCTTTACAAAAGTAGTGACCCTACGCTTACATCGTCTTCCATTATAGCAAAACAGGTTCACTACAACTCGCAAAATTTATATGAAAGCGCATCGCCTCATAATAGTGCATCTCCAGGGGCACAACAACAAATTTATCAATACTGGAATGGCAGCTTAGACTACGGCACG TCTTTTAGCGGTGCCGTCGTCATGGATCAGGCTACTTCAGGAGCAACAGAGTACGCAAGCAATGGGCAGTCATGGCAAATCGGAGGGTTGACCGATGCATACGAAGGGCCCAATATGATATCATCCGAGCCGCGAGAGTGCGTGAACTGCGGCAGCTCCGATACGCCACTTTGGCGAAGGGACCCGGTGGGGCATACGCTTTGCAATGCTTGCGCTCTATACAACCGTCAAAATCCGGGAACTAACCGGCCTCCAAACAGGAGTCATAAAGCGAAACAGCCTCCG AAAACACCAGTTCCCGGAAACCGACGGACGGGCGTTATTTGCGCAAACTGTCAAACGACCACAACGACGCTGTGGCGTCGGAACAACCGAGGGGAACCGGTTTGCAACGCATGTGGGCTCTATCACAAACTGCACAACGTCGACCGGCCGTTGACGATGAAGAAGGATGGCATACAGACGCGGAAGAGAAAACCCAAATCTAGTCAAACGATTCCGCCGATAAATGGAATCGGAACTG AAAAACTTCTCCCCTCTATGATACAGCCACAAATTCATTCCATCGGCGCTAGTCCAGCCGGCCAGAAACTGTTGATGCCTCCGCATGGTCACATGACCGTGGTTTCCGCTCCAACAATGGAGATCCACACACCGCATGCCATCACCTCATCTTCGAGTGGTTCCACCCAGCCCGACCAAAGATTTATTGATAGCACTTCGACTGTCAACAGCTTGCCCCCTCATCTTTCCAATAGTAACAATCTGTCACGGCACGTGCCTACCAG TGTACCATCGATCGATACGAGTCGACCACCAAATGGCGAAATTACCAGCGTCATAACAAGTACCGCCGTGGCGGAACGAGCTAGCAACTGA
- the LOC134219918 gene encoding GATA-binding factor 2-like isoform X1 — translation MKMAVNSVAANDPSDSNNNSLPVSSVHARTVSISASVPSGSKGNHEVDLQKMEVRDSTDNTSRNETGSPEHPPHPPQAQTPQAPQQHHQQPQLQETEVQELIVPAEMTINDGQTPALPTAVIINQHKHRMITTSGEIAESHEVHPDSNDYDTVEYHQSVGSVSAAPGHAFTYEQSPTSQHNSVAASSPIPHFVKRESSIEKERHVNVETTQLPVQQTVYIEYKNDVDDTVRYSADPRYEELKYHHRYVYQQPHSNLPLPPPHHAHHPSHHPVHAQPVSHQQQHHPPQHEVDSAIKSEQLDHHHQHHHHQQQQHAHTQIHQQHPTTVHSQHQPHQHTIQIYEAQEGAQQSEVQTASETAGSEVKTHYTNLEPVHTLPSSQTYYIGAEGYQTPANYSYIAPKDAIYYHPSPSPNTVLYKSSDPTLTSSSIIAKQVHYNSQNLYESASPHNSASPGAQQQIYQYWNGSLDYGTSFSGAVVMDQATSGATEYASNGQSWQIGGLTDAYEGPNMISSEPRECVNCGSSDTPLWRRDPVGHTLCNACALYNRQNPGTNRPPNRSHKAKQPPKTPVPGNRRTGVICANCQTTTTTLWRRNNRGEPVCNACGLYHKLHNVDRPLTMKKDGIQTRKRKPKSSQTIPPINGIGTEKLLPSMIQPQIHSIGASPAGQKLLMPPHGHMTVVSAPTMEIHTPHAITSSSSGSTQPDQRFIDSTSTVNSLPPHLSNSNNLSRHVPTSVPSIDTSRPPNGEITSVITSTAVAERASN, via the exons ATGGAAGTCAGAGATTCCACCGACAACACGTCGAGAAACGAAACGGGATCACCTGAGCACCCACCGCACCCACCACAAGCCCAAACCCCACAAGCACCACAGCAACATCATCAACAGCCTCAGCTACAAGAAACTGAAGTTCAAGAGTTGATTGTCCCTGCAGAGATGACTATCAACGATGGACAGACTCCTGCGTTACCCACGGCTGTGATAATCAATCAACACAAGCACCGCATGATAACCACTAGTGGAGAAATTGCCGAGTCACACGAAGTGCACCCAGATTCAAATGATTACGATACTGTCGAGTACCACCAATCAGTAGGATCCGTATCGGCGGCTCCTGGACATGCTTTCACGTATGAGCAGTCACCAACGAGTCAACATAACAGCGTCGCAGCCTCATCCCCGATCCCTCATTTCGTGAAGCGGGAATCAAGCATAGAAAAAGAAAGACACGTAAACGTTGAGACGACTCAGCTTCCAGTTCAACAAACAGTTTATATCGAGTACAAAAATGATGTAGACGATACTGTTCGCTATAGTGCGGACCCTCGTTATGAAGAATTGAAATATCATCATCGCTACGTCTACCAGCAACCCCATTCGAATCTACCGCTACCTCCTCCACACCATGCTCATCACCCGTCGCATCACCCTGTACACGCACAGCCCGTCTCACATCAGCAACAACATCATCCACCACAACACGAAGTGGATTCCGCCATCAAATCCGAACAACTGGATCACCATCATCAGCATCACCACCACCAACAGCAACAGCATGCTCACACGCAAATACATCAGCAGCATCCGACAACGGTTCACTCACAACATCAACCTCATCAGCATACTATCCAGATCTACGAAGCCCAGGAGGGTGCGCAACAGTCTGAAGTTCAAACAGCATCGGAAACAGCCGGTAGCGAAGTTAAGACACACTACACCAATTTGGAACCTGTCCATACGCTGCCATCTTCGCAGACATATTACATAGGAGCCGAAGGCTACCAAACCCCCGCAAACTATTCGTACATTGCACCTAAGGATGCGATATATTATCATCCCTCACCAAGTCCGAATACAGTGCTTTACAAAAGTAGTGACCCTACGCTTACATCGTCTTCCATTATAGCAAAACAGGTTCACTACAACTCGCAAAATTTATATGAAAGCGCATCGCCTCATAATAGTGCATCTCCAGGGGCACAACAACAAATTTATCAATACTGGAATGGCAGCTTAGACTACGGCACG TCTTTTAGCGGTGCCGTCGTCATGGATCAGGCTACTTCAGGAGCAACAGAGTACGCAAGCAATGGGCAGTCATGGCAAATCGGAGGGTTGACCGATGCATACGAAGGGCCCAATATGATATCATCCGAGCCGCGAGAGTGCGTGAACTGCGGCAGCTCCGATACGCCACTTTGGCGAAGGGACCCGGTGGGGCATACGCTTTGCAATGCTTGCGCTCTATACAACCGTCAAAATCCGGGAACTAACCGGCCTCCAAACAGGAGTCATAAAGCGAAACAGCCTCCG AAAACACCAGTTCCCGGAAACCGACGGACGGGCGTTATTTGCGCAAACTGTCAAACGACCACAACGACGCTGTGGCGTCGGAACAACCGAGGGGAACCGGTTTGCAACGCATGTGGGCTCTATCACAAACTGCACAACGTCGACCGGCCGTTGACGATGAAGAAGGATGGCATACAGACGCGGAAGAGAAAACCCAAATCTAGTCAAACGATTCCGCCGATAAATGGAATCGGAACTG AAAAACTTCTCCCCTCTATGATACAGCCACAAATTCATTCCATCGGCGCTAGTCCAGCCGGCCAGAAACTGTTGATGCCTCCGCATGGTCACATGACCGTGGTTTCCGCTCCAACAATGGAGATCCACACACCGCATGCCATCACCTCATCTTCGAGTGGTTCCACCCAGCCCGACCAAAGATTTATTGATAGCACTTCGACTGTCAACAGCTTGCCCCCTCATCTTTCCAATAGTAACAATCTGTCACGGCACGTGCCTACCAG TGTACCATCGATCGATACGAGTCGACCACCAAATGGCGAAATTACCAGCGTCATAACAAGTACCGCCGTGGCGGAACGAGCTAGCAACTGA
- the LOC134219918 gene encoding GATA-binding factor 3-like isoform X3: protein MKMAVNSVAANDPSDSNNNSLPVSSVHARTVSISASVPSGSKGNHEVDLQKMEVRDSTDNTSRNETGSPEHPPHPPQAQTPQAPQQHHQQPQLQETEVQELIVPAEMTINDGQTPALPTAVIINQHKHRMITTSGEIAESHEVHPDSNDYDTVEYHQSVGSVSAAPGHAFTYEQSPTSQHNSVAASSPIPHFVKRESSIEKERHVNVETTQLPVQQTVYIEYKNDVDDTVRYSADPRYEELKYHHRYVYQQPHSNLPLPPPHHAHHPSHHPVHAQPVSHQQQHHPPQHEVDSAIKSEQLDHHHQHHHHQQQQHAHTQIHQQHPTTVHSQHQPHQHTIQIYEAQEGAQQSEVQTASETAGSEVKTHYTNLEPVHTLPSSQTYYIGAEGYQTPANYSYIAPKDAIYYHPSPSPNTVLYKSSDPTLTSSSIIAKQVHYNSQNLYESASPHNSASPGAQQQIYQYWNGSLDYGTSFSGAVVMDQATSGATEYASNGQSWQIGGLTDAYEGPNMISSEPRECVNCGSSDTPLWRRDPVGHTLCNACALYNRQNPGTNRPPNRSHKAKQPPKTPVPGNRRTGVICANCQTTTTTLWRRNNRGEPVCNACGLYHKLHNVDRPLTMKKDGIQTRKRKPKSSQTIPPINGIGTATNSFHRR from the exons ATGGAAGTCAGAGATTCCACCGACAACACGTCGAGAAACGAAACGGGATCACCTGAGCACCCACCGCACCCACCACAAGCCCAAACCCCACAAGCACCACAGCAACATCATCAACAGCCTCAGCTACAAGAAACTGAAGTTCAAGAGTTGATTGTCCCTGCAGAGATGACTATCAACGATGGACAGACTCCTGCGTTACCCACGGCTGTGATAATCAATCAACACAAGCACCGCATGATAACCACTAGTGGAGAAATTGCCGAGTCACACGAAGTGCACCCAGATTCAAATGATTACGATACTGTCGAGTACCACCAATCAGTAGGATCCGTATCGGCGGCTCCTGGACATGCTTTCACGTATGAGCAGTCACCAACGAGTCAACATAACAGCGTCGCAGCCTCATCCCCGATCCCTCATTTCGTGAAGCGGGAATCAAGCATAGAAAAAGAAAGACACGTAAACGTTGAGACGACTCAGCTTCCAGTTCAACAAACAGTTTATATCGAGTACAAAAATGATGTAGACGATACTGTTCGCTATAGTGCGGACCCTCGTTATGAAGAATTGAAATATCATCATCGCTACGTCTACCAGCAACCCCATTCGAATCTACCGCTACCTCCTCCACACCATGCTCATCACCCGTCGCATCACCCTGTACACGCACAGCCCGTCTCACATCAGCAACAACATCATCCACCACAACACGAAGTGGATTCCGCCATCAAATCCGAACAACTGGATCACCATCATCAGCATCACCACCACCAACAGCAACAGCATGCTCACACGCAAATACATCAGCAGCATCCGACAACGGTTCACTCACAACATCAACCTCATCAGCATACTATCCAGATCTACGAAGCCCAGGAGGGTGCGCAACAGTCTGAAGTTCAAACAGCATCGGAAACAGCCGGTAGCGAAGTTAAGACACACTACACCAATTTGGAACCTGTCCATACGCTGCCATCTTCGCAGACATATTACATAGGAGCCGAAGGCTACCAAACCCCCGCAAACTATTCGTACATTGCACCTAAGGATGCGATATATTATCATCCCTCACCAAGTCCGAATACAGTGCTTTACAAAAGTAGTGACCCTACGCTTACATCGTCTTCCATTATAGCAAAACAGGTTCACTACAACTCGCAAAATTTATATGAAAGCGCATCGCCTCATAATAGTGCATCTCCAGGGGCACAACAACAAATTTATCAATACTGGAATGGCAGCTTAGACTACGGCACG TCTTTTAGCGGTGCCGTCGTCATGGATCAGGCTACTTCAGGAGCAACAGAGTACGCAAGCAATGGGCAGTCATGGCAAATCGGAGGGTTGACCGATGCATACGAAGGGCCCAATATGATATCATCCGAGCCGCGAGAGTGCGTGAACTGCGGCAGCTCCGATACGCCACTTTGGCGAAGGGACCCGGTGGGGCATACGCTTTGCAATGCTTGCGCTCTATACAACCGTCAAAATCCGGGAACTAACCGGCCTCCAAACAGGAGTCATAAAGCGAAACAGCCTCCG AAAACACCAGTTCCCGGAAACCGACGGACGGGCGTTATTTGCGCAAACTGTCAAACGACCACAACGACGCTGTGGCGTCGGAACAACCGAGGGGAACCGGTTTGCAACGCATGTGGGCTCTATCACAAACTGCACAACGTCGACCGGCCGTTGACGATGAAGAAGGATGGCATACAGACGCGGAAGAGAAAACCCAAATCTAGTCAAACGATTCCGCCGATAAATGGAATCGGAACTG CCACAAATTCATTCCATCGGCGCTAG